The genomic DNA ATGGTCATTGTGGATACAGTTGCTGCTTGTTGATCAGAGTAAAACCAACTTCTTGATCCGTCCTCATCATATACACTTTGTCCCTTGAAATTGAAAACCGATGTTTTGGTGCAGATCTCAATTTGAGGAGAAAAAAGCGTATTGATTTTAAAAGCTAAAAGAAAACATCCCGTACCTGAGTCTTTTTATTCAGCTGCACATCTTCTTAGCACTACACCatattattatttgtattttaATTCATACACATATGTCGTAAATAATGACAATCTATTTAACTTTAAACATAATCACTGATTTTgttttaaaacataattatttgtatagttacttttaaaaaattgaatttaaGATATAAAGTTAAGCATAATATATAAACGGATCATTaccttatttattaaataatttttagtttAAAAAGTATGCCATATACATTtagtatatattttttaataaaataaataaattgtacatataattattttttaatttttttttaaaatagttacacttatatataaagaatatatatgtatatcacatatttagataagttagGGTCATAAATAATCAGTATATTTTGGTTTATTTTGAATTCGAAATCAGAACTTCACCCCTTATGCCTACATGAACCGGTCGAAAATATAACGTTACTATCTAGATTTAAATTTTATTATGAGCCGGACGAGAAAATCTTACTAATAAGGAAAAATTTTGTAATGTCTTATctcaataaaattatatttttgagGTTTTTATCGAATTAAGCCAAttgataatatttataaaaaattattttactcattttcaaaaaatacttgaaatttgactacatgacccggccggTCGAAAATACATCGGTATTGTCTAGGTTTGgtaaatttgaattatttttaggacttcacccaatatttaaatattttcGGTATTTGACATTATATGTCACAAGATCTGTTAAAATTACAATGTTtactaaatcgatttattttttaaCATTTTACATAAAAAAGAATCATGTTTATGAAATTATTCAACAATGGTAAATTTATAAAAAGTTGATACTAAAGTCCTACTTTTTTCattatcttttaaaaaaattaaattacaCAACTAAATAGTAAAATTAGATTTTACATTAACATGTTATTTGAAAAATGATAACACATATGATGTTACTTCATCaaaaatatagattatttattgcattatttaattaaaattacaTTTATATTCAGATATTTGTAAAAGagattttaattttaaatttttaaatttgatATAGCTGTTATAAGTAATCTTATTCATGGCTCTTTTTTTTAGAGTCTCGAGTCCAAAACCCTAACTTAATATTACAATCCAATCTAATggtttattttttaatttattaatttaaaaactaaaataataaactcCAGGATATGAACGTGTATCAAGGTGTTGTATCATTTATGTTAAACAAGTTGAACATGTATGTGTTCTACAATGTGAAGATGTATGTTCTACAAACTAATCATGTTTTATGGAATTATATGTTCCTGCAATGTTTAACTTGACAAATGTATTAGATTTGCAAGACTTTCATTAAAATAGTGATGTTTGTAAAATATGATCCACATTATAACGCGTTTCACAATATTTTATGTACTATTTAATTGCAGAACATATGTGTACTCCCGTACTCGACAAAAATAAGGATTCAATAGAACTTAACTCACATATATTCTTATAAGAaacttaaaaaattataaaatataatctTTCGAAAAAAATTAAGAAGAACAATAACAATTTAACAAAAACAATATTTAATGTTGGAAAACATCGTACAACTATTTGGAATTactttaatattttgaattattagAAAAAAGTTAAAACTATAATGCATTGTACCACTTGATTTAACATGCTATCTAAGAAAAACAAATTAGTCGATAATTTAAAAGGATTAACAATTCAactaatatttttttcttttttgccacgagttcaactaatatttaaaaaaacaacaagttaaaaaatattaaattttagaaaaataatatacaatggtatcaagttattataaaaaatattagaATCATATACGAAAGAAACTTGAAAACAATTTCAATAATGATATTAGCACAAATTTCtcttcgaattcttgaaaaaaaaacaTGTGAATATCATTAGTCAGTCTTTatgatatatgaattatttttagcAACAATGACCGATGTTCTGTTGAGTAAAATTACATATGAATTTATTATCAGTTtactatatataaataattgCAATTTActtattattaattatattttttgaaTAAGTATAAATGTATATTATTCGAGTATTTTATTGACTATGATTAGACAAATGCATGATTAAGATATCTAGCATAAAAATAAATGAGGATAGCATTATCTACTCAAAAATATAACAAACAATAATTTACATATAAACACACAAACACATGGCTTTATCTTTACTAATTTTAGAAGATTCAATGTAAATAATGTATTCATAATACCAAAagtattttttttatcgtaggcTTTATCTCACTACCAAAAGTATTTTATGTTGTGAAAATGATAATAATTAAATCTTAGTTTTTTTCAATGTGTTGATAACTAGGTGAATTATGCCAATTTTGAATGGAAAAATTATGGCATTGACACTAATATGACATCTTATAAAATAACTTTGTACAATATATTTAAAATTGGGTCGTGTCaactttagttaatgaattaaTACATAACATCAACATAGATGTTAAATCTAAAAAAAATAACATTTTCCAtcaaaaatcaacttaataacGGTAGTGTAAATTCTATTTTGTTGAATATACGATTGCAGTTCTTGATGACTTTAATTGTACACTACTAATCCTTTTAAATTAAGTAAGGTATTTATAAATTAgtattaattttattaataaaatattttattactCATGATTTATTTAATCAAAACTCAAAAAATTAATTTGACTCTGAATTAAACATACATGTTACTTTTTAGTTTATTTTTTATGAACATACTGAAAAATTCTATGAATTAACTTTAAATCCTTTTCATTTAAACGTACACCATTTGTACTTGTTCAGTAGATATAAATTACACAACATAGATaagaaaatatataatttaacTAATGAGTTATATTATAAACGTTAGGTACGTTGTTAATATATTACATACAAATCATATACATTAATAAAACTCAACATATATTTGATATATCTTATACGTTACAAAATATTTATCAAGAAGAAAATAATCAAGAATGTTGCTAATATAATTGTATGGAAGTataaaaaaaatctagaaaatgacTTGTAACTTATTATGCCAGTTTTCTTTTAATTACAAACAGCCAGTTACTAATTTGTACACTGGCTCTTCTTATATCTGTGCAAAAGTAAAATCCAGTTCGGATCTACATTCTTTGGAAGTTTAACAAATGGCCGGATACAAACTGATTTTTGTAGTGGCTCATTTATGTCTATGCAAATATTAAACAGAAGAGCGGACAAGCTGTACTCGCAAATTTATTTTGTGTATTGTGAATCTTACAACTGCTTGTTACACAAGAGAAAAGTATAAAAATTTAGTAATGATTGATTAATACTATGTTCATGCATGTTATTGAAAAAATTGTGCGGTCATCCAATTGTGCATGGTTAAAAAACTTCTTGTTCTACAACAAATAATATTACTCAGCATATGTAACAAAAGTTCAAACATGACAATTCACTTTGGCAATTGATTATATAGAATGTTTTTTTAATGAAAAAGTTAAGAATTTAACTATAATAACAAAAGAAACCTGATTTCAAAATATTACTTTTCAGCTGCAATTTTATCATTGTTTACTTCTGTTCCACCATCTGTCAGAGTGTTCGTATCTGTCTGAGCCTGTTTCTCATCTTGGGGGATCGAATTAACTTCATCTTGATTGCCAGCATCGGATCTGTCATTTGGATTTGAAACTTCATTGGCATTCTCTTCTGATGGTCCCTGCTGTTCTTCAGGTTGTTTTTCAGTATCAGATTTTTGGTTTTGCTCTGTATTACTATTTTCATTCCCAGTTGAATTTTCAGAGCTCTCTTCGGTGTTAGTTGTACTAGAGTTGGTGCTCTGTCCATCCACAACAGATTCACTATTGTTCATCGACTCCGTGGATACTCCATTCACAGGGTTTTGATTCTCAGTTAATACAGGAGATGAGTTCGACCCTGTACTTTCACCATTAGTTGTTTCTTCAGGATTCTCATTGTTCTTTAAAGTTGATTGTGTGCTATTCTCGGAAGGAATAATGTTTTCAACCGTTTTGTTCTCATTTTGGCTATCGTCAGAAACTGGATCTGACTCCGAGTTGCCTCCAGAAGAATCTTCAGACTTGCCATTGATATCATCAGACTGTGTTGCTTTTGTTGTATGATTGGAATCATCAACCGTCTCCAGCAGACTGGTACTATTATTTCCTTCGCCAAAAAGCAAAATAACAGAATCATTCTTGGCAAATAATGCACTTTCGATTACATTTAAGCCTGAATCCTTCTGATTTCCACCGGTTGCTTCCGTTTTGTCCTTTGTTTTCTCCTCAAGCTCCTTCCCTTCGCTGTTCTGTATCTGCCCCCCTGAGGTGGAATTCTTATTTTCTTCCTGAGTATCAGAAGTATTTGGAGTCTTCTGTTCACCAGATATATTCTCCCCTCCCTCGTGATTTTCCTCTCTTACAGCCTCACCCTCATTTCCATCCGACACCTGATTCTCTGCTGCTCCTGAGTCCTCTGGTGTGGTTTCTTTCTCCTCCTTGACTTCAGTATTGTTCTCATCATTGTTTGACCCTCCATGTTCCTCATTTCTTGATTCGCTCTCAATCAACTTCTCATTTCTAAATTTCTCTTCTTCACTCCCCTTACTTTCACCTTCCTTTTCTTTGTTTTCCTCGGTCTCCCCAGTTCCTGCAAAAAATTTCTCTTCATTGTTCTTATTACGGGTCTCCTCACTTTCTTTCTCTTTTCCATCTCTAATTTCTGCAGTGTCAGTTTGTTCACTGCTCTTTTGTTCAGTCTCTTCACTTCCTTTCTCTTTGCTATCTCCATTTCCTGTCGTGTCGCTTTCTTCACTGCTCTTTTCTTGGACCTTTTCATTTTCTCCACTGCTCTTTTGTTGGGTTTCTTCACTTCCATTCTCTTTGCTATCTTCATTATTTGTGTTATCATTTTCTCCATTGCTCTTTTCTTGGGTCTCTTCACTTCCATTCTCTTTGCTACCTTCATTATTTTCATTATCATTTTCTCCATTGCTCTTTTCTTGGGTCTCTTCATTTCCATTCTCTTTGCTATCTTCATTATTTATGATAACATTTTCTCCATTGTTCTTTTCTTGGCTCTCTCCGCTTCCATTCTCTTTGCTATCTTCATTTCCCATGGTGTTATTTTCTTCACTGCTTTGTTCATGCTTCTCCTCACTTTCACTCTCTTTGCTATCTTCATTATTTGTAGCATCACCTTCTTCATTTATCTTTTCTAGAGTCACTTCACTTGCATTCTCTTTGCTATCTCCATTTTCTGTGGGGTCACTATCTTCTTTGCTCTTTTCTTGAATGTCTTCACTTTCAATTTCTTTGTTAGATCCAGTCTCATCATTTCTCTCAACTTTTCCCATTTCATTAGCATTACTCTCATCCGCACTTTCCTTAATTTCATCTTCAGCCTCTTTGTTTTCCTGTTCCCTGTCTTCTTCCATCTCCTCTTCTTTTACATCCGTATCTTTGCTCTCATCAGTCTCCACTTTCTGTACTTCAGTCTCAGTTTCTTCCTCTGCTCTCTCTTCATCAACTTCATGCTCGTCACTGTTGTTTTCTACATCTTGATCCTCCTTTTGCCTCTCAACTTCGATTGCTGATCCCTTGGATTGGGGTTGGAGATCTTTCCTCCCGAACTTGATATTATCGTTTCCATAACCTAGTCTTTCAGAGATTTTTGTGCTATCACCAGTTGCAACCTTCTTATTTCGTGAGTGCTGCAGTTGATAGAGCAACCAGATCGAAACAGCTAGAAATAGACAAATCTGGAGAGCATGTTTGACTTTAAAACCTTTGTTTCTCTGGTTCCTTCGAGGTGATTGCCTAAACATGATGGTTTCCTTAAGTCCTCAAGACCCTTAATATGACACTGAACTGACTGTGATAGTCCCAACCTTCGCAAGTCTTGGAGTCCTTAATTTACAAGTCAAGAAAGATAATAGTTAGTTGAATTCAAATTGAGTAACTATTTCTCAAACATTTAAGAAAAATTGAACTTCTAGtagatattataaaatttaaaacacCAAAGAATACACTTCTTAAAACAGGTACAGATGTACAGACCTACTCTATTATTCTTGGAGGTGACCATTAACTTGAAAAAAAATCTGCTAGCTCGCCCCCAACAACCCTTTAATGACTTGATCCTGCGTTCACCCTTCCCCGGAAAATGTTTATCAACTAACACGTGCACTTCATCTAAAGTTTCCAACTAAACTTACTTTCTCCAAAACACACTCTGTAATGTAACTATTTAGACAAATGTACTGGTGCCTAAATATCGCAAATCAGAGTAAAACTCTGAAAAGAACAATACATTACACTGAAGCTAACAGAACAATATCCCTCCAGATAAGTTATAAATTATCCGAATTACGCAGTACAGAAGCTTCAAGTTCAAGTTCTTGCCATTCAATCATTTGTTTCTAACTATCTTTTCTCAAGACATAGTTAGTTATTTTAAGGACTGATCAGCCTTAACTCTTAGGACTAATCCAATGTATTCCTTTACTGTACTGTATACAACCTACCCTAAACCTCCATCATAAAAATACAACAAAACCCGAAAAGACTAATCTACATTGTTACTTTGAATACAAAAATGCTGAACAGAATCTATAATTCTACACAAAATCATAAACTTAAAATTCCGAAAGTTCTCACATTTATTCGAAACCCCCCATCTTTTTAACAATTTGAGCTAAATCCACCATCCGAACCACAAAATCATAAACTTTTCAATACAGTTCAGCATTTCACTGGAGCAAACAAGTAGCAAAATTGAACACACagacacacaaacacacacacacattgaCAGTCTAACAATACAGATCAAAGTTAAAAACTTTACTTAACCAAACATAACATAACAATTCAATCAAAAACAATAAAAAAGAACTAACCAAGAACAAAATTGACAGCCCTTTTTGCAGCTCCAGCTAAACAACTTCAAGCAAATCACAATGAGGGTCTATTACATATACATAAATGAATGTGATTGAGAAGCTTAGATGTTGAACAAAGGTTAATACCAGCTAATCAAGAAAGGTAAGGCCTTTATTATTCTACTCTAATTTTTTAAGAAATAGatctaaaaaaataattaaaataaaagacCCCCCATGTGAATCTTGACATAAAATAGTACACAAGTAGTAGCTTGTGTGTATAAATGTCAACGTGTATGTATTTAAAAACCCCATCTTTTCTTCCAATTTCAGTGACCCAAATTGAAATTCCACCGACTTTTTTCACTcattttttgattttttgttaataatataataatttataatttttaaaataggtaaaaatggaaaagaaaatGACCCAAATCAATTAATTCGGAGAAAATGGCTGCAATGCTGCCAGCCATTTTGGTCCGGCGAAATTACTGTTAAAGAAACTTTTTTTTTTTACTGATGGAGCCAAGAAATTACTGTTAAAGGTACCTTTTTAAGGATAAAAAGAGTTGTGTAATTGCATATTTAATTTAGCATATTTGTGTTCTTGATTCTTGGTGTAGTTTTAAAATGAGGGTTTTAATGGGTTTTGTAAATTAGATTATATTACACTAAGGGAGTGATTTAAGATATTAATGAAGTAGGAGAGATCTGTGTAAAATTTTGATGGGTTTTGATGGGTTTTGTAACACTAGCTAAAAAGAAATAAGTTTTAATTTTTATGTGAATGCTGTGGAGGGGTTGGGGAAGATTCTGATTGGTGTGGATAAGTGGAATGTTGGTGTGATGTTTTTGAGTGGGGATATGGTTTAGGGGGCCAAAGGAAGATAGGGCAGTTAGGGTTTCCGGGATTTCGGTCCTGTTTGAATTTGAGATGTGTGAATTCTTGGTATATGTGGCATTGGTTAATAATT from Apium graveolens cultivar Ventura chromosome 5, ASM990537v1, whole genome shotgun sequence includes the following:
- the LOC141723414 gene encoding uncharacterized protein LOC141723414, translated to MFRQSPRRNQRNKGFKVKHALQICLFLAVSIWLLYQLQHSRNKKVATGDSTKISERLGYGNDNIKFGRKDLQPQSKGSAIEVERQKEDQDVENNSDEHEVDEERAEEETETEVQKVETDESKDTDVKEEEMEEDREQENKEAEDEIKESADESNANEMGKVERNDETGSNKEIESEDIQEKSKEDSDPTENGDSKENASEVTLEKINEEGDATNNEDSKESESEEKHEQSSEENNTMGNEDSKENGSGESQEKNNGENVIINNEDSKENGNEETQEKSNGENDNENNEGSKENGSEETQEKSNGENDNTNNEDSKENGSEETQQKSSGENEKVQEKSSEESDTTGNGDSKEKGSEETEQKSSEQTDTAEIRDGKEKESEETRNKNNEEKFFAGTGETEENKEKEGESKGSEEEKFRNEKLIESESRNEEHGGSNNDENNTEVKEEKETTPEDSGAAENQVSDGNEGEAVREENHEGGENISGEQKTPNTSDTQEENKNSTSGGQIQNSEGKELEEKTKDKTEATGGNQKDSGLNVIESALFAKNDSVILLFGEGNNSTSLLETVDDSNHTTKATQSDDINGKSEDSSGGNSESDPVSDDSQNENKTVENIIPSENSTQSTLKNNENPEETTNGESTGSNSSPVLTENQNPVNGVSTESMNNSESVVDGQSTNSSTTNTEESSENSTGNENSNTEQNQKSDTEKQPEEQQGPSEENANEVSNPNDRSDAGNQDEVNSIPQDEKQAQTDTNTLTDGGTEVNNDKIAAEK